Proteins encoded together in one Deinococcus irradiatisoli window:
- a CDS encoding ion transporter — protein sequence MPDRRRAWRRHLGDVIFGLESWLARAYDVALMVIIGLSVLSVMLESVPSLPGNTRTVLRFMEWVFTGLFTLDYLGRLLGARRPWHYARSFYGVVDLLSILPSYLALFFIGTQYLLVIRVLRILRLFRVFKLTRYLSEASLLGEALRASRAKITVFMVTVLSLVLVFGTLMYLIEGPQHGFTSIPTSVYWAVVTISTVGYGDISPQTPLGKLVASVAMLFGYGIIAVPTGIVTAGLVRAQERRQVVCPHCGLAGHEADARFCKRCGQALNPEPAESRELKKPPTARVEDLHSR from the coding sequence ATGCCGGACCGCCGCCGCGCCTGGCGCCGCCACTTGGGCGACGTGATCTTCGGCCTCGAGAGCTGGCTGGCACGCGCCTACGACGTGGCCCTGATGGTCATCATCGGGCTGAGCGTCCTCAGCGTGATGCTCGAGAGTGTGCCGAGCCTGCCGGGAAATACCCGCACGGTGCTGCGGTTTATGGAGTGGGTCTTTACCGGTCTGTTCACCCTCGATTACCTGGGCCGTCTGCTCGGCGCCCGGCGGCCCTGGCATTACGCCCGCAGCTTTTACGGCGTGGTGGACCTGCTCAGCATTCTGCCGTCGTATCTGGCACTGTTCTTTATTGGGACCCAGTACCTGCTGGTGATCCGGGTGCTGCGAATCCTGCGGCTGTTCCGGGTCTTCAAGCTCACCCGCTACCTCTCGGAAGCGAGCCTCCTCGGCGAAGCGCTGCGGGCCAGCCGCGCCAAGATCACGGTCTTCATGGTCACGGTGCTGTCGCTGGTGCTGGTGTTCGGCACCCTGATGTACCTGATCGAAGGCCCGCAGCACGGCTTTACCAGCATTCCCACCAGCGTGTACTGGGCGGTCGTGACCATCTCGACTGTCGGGTACGGCGACATCTCGCCGCAGACGCCCCTGGGCAAGCTGGTGGCGAGCGTGGCGATGCTGTTCGGGTACGGCATCATCGCGGTGCCCACCGGCATCGTCACCGCCGGACTGGTGCGCGCCCAGGAACGCCGTCAGGTCGTCTGCCCGCACTGCGGGCTCGCGGGCCACGAGGCCGACGCCCGGTTCTGCAAGCGCTGCGGTCAGGCGCTGAACCCTGAACCTGCCGAGAGCCGAGAGCTAAAAAAGCCCCCAACCGCGAGGGTTGAGGACCTGCACTCCCGGTGA
- the rplL gene encoding 50S ribosomal protein L7/L12, producing the protein MAFNKEQFLDDLANITLLELADLIDAIKEKFNVTAAVAVAGPAAGGAAPVEEKTEFDVVLIDAGASKINVIKEIRAITGLGLKEAKDLSEKGGALKEGINKDEAEKLKAQLEAAGAKVELK; encoded by the coding sequence ATGGCTTTTAACAAAGAGCAGTTCCTCGACGATCTCGCCAACATCACCCTCCTCGAGCTGGCCGACCTGATCGACGCCATCAAGGAGAAGTTCAACGTCACCGCCGCCGTCGCGGTGGCTGGCCCGGCCGCCGGCGGCGCCGCCCCGGTCGAAGAGAAGACCGAGTTCGACGTCGTGCTGATCGACGCCGGCGCTTCGAAGATCAACGTCATTAAGGAAATCCGCGCCATCACCGGCCTGGGCCTGAAGGAAGCCAAGGACCTCAGCGAGAAGGGCGGCGCGCTGAAGGAAGGCATCAACAAGGACGAGGCCGAGAAGCTCAAGGCCCAGCTGGAAGCGGCCGGCGCCAAAGTCGAACTGAAGTAA
- the rplJ gene encoding 50S ribosomal protein L10, giving the protein MPNQRNQDILSTLKASLEGIETFFVVDYQGLSAGQLGALRKQVVEKGGRMIVAKNTLINLALSETDFSDALKGPSAIVVAQDDPAGVAKALSDAAKANDKGIPTMKAGYLEGKRVDLAVVSRIASLGTKDQLYAELVGVLGAHQSNFVGILEAYRTKLEEAAA; this is encoded by the coding sequence ATGCCGAACCAACGCAACCAAGACATTCTGTCCACGCTCAAGGCGTCGCTGGAAGGCATCGAAACCTTTTTCGTTGTCGATTACCAGGGCCTGAGCGCGGGGCAGTTGGGCGCGCTGCGCAAACAGGTGGTCGAGAAAGGTGGGCGCATGATCGTCGCCAAAAACACCTTGATCAACCTGGCGCTCAGCGAGACCGATTTCAGTGACGCCCTCAAGGGGCCGAGCGCCATCGTGGTGGCCCAGGACGATCCCGCCGGGGTTGCCAAGGCCCTGAGCGACGCGGCCAAGGCCAACGACAAAGGCATTCCGACCATGAAGGCCGGCTACCTGGAAGGCAAGCGCGTGGACCTCGCGGTCGTGTCGCGCATCGCCAGCCTGGGCACCAAGGATCAGCTCTACGCCGAACTCGTCGGCGTGCTGGGCGCCCACCAGAGCAACTTCGTGGGCATCCTCGAAGCCTACCGCACCAAACTTGAAGAAGCCGCGGCTTAA
- the rplA gene encoding 50S ribosomal protein L1 gives MPKHGKRYNALIGKVDRQKLYNIDEAAALVKELATAKFDETVEVHFRLGIDPRKSDQNVRGTVSLPHGTGRSVRVAVITKGDNVAAAEGAGADVVGSEDLIERIAGGFMEFDAVVATPDMMAQVGQKLARLLGPRGLLPNPKSGTVGPDVAGMVSSLKAGRIEFRNDKTGVVHAPIGKASFENGNLSANYQALLSALEGAKPASAKGLYLRSAYLTSTMGPSIPLTLSAQAQ, from the coding sequence ATGCCTAAACACGGTAAGCGCTACAACGCCCTGATCGGCAAGGTCGACCGTCAGAAGCTCTACAACATCGACGAGGCCGCCGCGCTGGTCAAGGAACTCGCCACCGCCAAGTTCGACGAAACGGTGGAAGTCCACTTCCGCCTGGGCATCGATCCGCGCAAGAGTGACCAGAACGTGCGCGGCACCGTGTCGCTCCCGCACGGCACCGGCCGCAGCGTGCGCGTGGCCGTGATCACCAAGGGTGACAACGTGGCCGCCGCCGAAGGTGCCGGCGCCGACGTGGTGGGCAGCGAGGACCTGATCGAGCGCATCGCCGGCGGCTTCATGGAGTTCGACGCCGTGGTCGCCACCCCCGACATGATGGCCCAGGTGGGCCAGAAGCTCGCCCGCCTGCTGGGGCCGCGCGGCCTGCTGCCCAACCCCAAGAGCGGCACCGTGGGTCCTGACGTGGCCGGCATGGTCAGCAGCCTCAAGGCCGGCCGGATCGAGTTCCGTAACGACAAGACCGGCGTGGTTCACGCGCCGATCGGCAAGGCCAGCTTCGAGAACGGCAACCTCAGCGCCAACTACCAGGCCCTGCTGAGCGCCCTTGAAGGGGCCAAGCCGGCCAGCGCCAAGGGCCTGTACCTGCGCAGCGCCTACCTGACCAGCACCATGGGGCCGAGCATTCCCCTGACGCTGAGCGCCCAGGCCCAGTAA
- the rplK gene encoding 50S ribosomal protein L11 — protein MKKVTGIVKLQLPAGKATPAPPVGPALGQYGANIMEFTKAFNAQTADKGDAIIPVEITIFADRSFTFITKTPPMSYLIRKAAGLQKGSPTPNKAKVGKLNWDQVLEIAKTKMPDLNAGSVEAAANTVAGTARSMGVTIEGAPNA, from the coding sequence ATGAAGAAAGTTACCGGCATCGTGAAGTTGCAGCTTCCGGCAGGCAAGGCCACCCCGGCCCCCCCTGTCGGCCCCGCGCTCGGTCAGTACGGCGCGAACATCATGGAGTTCACCAAGGCGTTCAATGCCCAGACCGCCGACAAGGGTGACGCCATCATCCCGGTGGAGATCACCATTTTCGCCGACCGCAGCTTTACCTTCATCACCAAGACCCCCCCGATGAGCTACCTGATCCGCAAGGCCGCCGGCCTGCAGAAAGGCAGCCCCACGCCGAACAAGGCCAAAGTGGGCAAGCTCAACTGGGACCAGGTGCTGGAAATCGCCAAAACCAAAATGCCCGACCTCAACGCCGGCAGCGTTGAAGCCGCCGCCAACACCGTCGCCGGCACCGCGCGCAGCATGGGCGTCACCATCGAGGGGGCTCCCAATGCCTAA
- the nusG gene encoding transcription termination/antitermination protein NusG yields the protein MSIEWYAVHTYIGQEDRVEKTLLERARKLSMYGSKIFQVLQPKEKAIEIREGGKKETVERLLFPGYVFVQMDIEDDDAPGELGESWETVRNTPGVTGFVGTTTYPVPLSPDEVQRLLVSVGVTQQAEEAPAPRIKADFKNGDMVRVTAGPFADFSGVVSEVNAPQAKVKVLVSIFGRETPVELDFSQISK from the coding sequence ATGAGCATCGAGTGGTACGCCGTTCACACCTATATCGGCCAGGAAGACCGGGTGGAAAAGACCCTGCTGGAACGTGCCCGCAAGCTGAGCATGTACGGCAGCAAGATCTTCCAGGTGCTCCAGCCCAAGGAAAAAGCCATCGAGATCCGCGAGGGCGGCAAGAAGGAAACCGTCGAGCGCCTGCTGTTTCCCGGCTACGTCTTCGTGCAGATGGACATCGAGGACGACGACGCGCCCGGCGAACTCGGCGAGAGCTGGGAAACGGTGCGCAACACGCCCGGCGTGACCGGCTTCGTCGGCACCACCACCTACCCGGTGCCGCTCTCGCCCGATGAGGTGCAGCGTCTGCTCGTCTCGGTGGGCGTGACCCAGCAGGCCGAGGAAGCCCCGGCCCCGCGCATCAAGGCCGATTTCAAGAACGGCGACATGGTGCGCGTTACTGCCGGTCCGTTCGCCGATTTCAGCGGCGTGGTCAGCGAGGTCAACGCCCCGCAGGCCAAGGTCAAGGTGCTGGTCAGCATCTTCGGGCGTGAAACGCCGGTCGAGCTGGATTTCTCGCAGATCAGCAAGTAA
- the secE gene encoding preprotein translocase subunit SecE, translating to MNIVQYFRDAQGELSRVTWPTREQVFEGTQAVLIFVIGLTLIVFGLDSLFGYLVKLVLP from the coding sequence ATGAACATCGTGCAGTATTTCAGAGATGCCCAGGGCGAGCTGTCGCGGGTGACCTGGCCGACCCGCGAGCAGGTCTTCGAGGGTACCCAGGCGGTGCTGATCTTCGTGATCGGCCTGACCCTCATCGTGTTCGGGCTCGACTCGCTGTTCGGCTACCTCGTGAAGCTGGTGCTGCCATGA
- the rpmG gene encoding 50S ribosomal protein L33 produces MAKDGPRMIIKMESTAGTGFYYTTTKNRRNTQAKLELKKYDPVAKKHVPFKEKKV; encoded by the coding sequence ATGGCGAAAGATGGACCGCGCATGATCATCAAGATGGAAAGCACCGCCGGCACCGGGTTTTACTACACCACCACCAAGAACCGCCGCAACACCCAGGCCAAGCTCGAACTCAAGAAGTACGATCCGGTGGCCAAGAAGCACGTGCCCTTCAAGGAAAAGAAAGTCTGA
- a CDS encoding DinB family protein, which translates to MSAPFTLTDLVQALERSGNAVALLASHLSDDEARWQPGPGRWSALEIINHLADEESADFRTRLALLLHAPREAWPPIDPQRWVQQRRYNERSLLPSVERFLTERQASLQQLLSWAEPEWQARRGSLSAADLAASWQAHDLLHLRQLAEVRYLYLETQGYNLEYAGMWPGLRRSPEEPAELEANA; encoded by the coding sequence ATGAGCGCACCCTTCACGTTGACCGATCTGGTGCAGGCGCTGGAGCGTAGTGGCAACGCCGTCGCCCTGCTCGCCAGCCACCTGAGTGACGACGAAGCCCGCTGGCAACCGGGGCCGGGCCGCTGGTCGGCGCTGGAAATCATCAACCATCTGGCCGACGAGGAAAGCGCCGATTTCCGCACCCGGCTGGCGCTGCTGCTGCATGCTCCTCGGGAAGCCTGGCCGCCGATCGATCCGCAGCGGTGGGTGCAGCAACGGCGCTACAACGAACGCTCCTTGCTGCCCTCGGTGGAGCGGTTTCTCACCGAGCGTCAAGCGTCGCTGCAACAGCTGCTCAGCTGGGCCGAACCCGAGTGGCAGGCCCGGCGCGGCAGCCTGAGCGCCGCCGATCTGGCCGCTTCATGGCAGGCGCACGACCTGCTGCACCTGCGCCAACTCGCCGAGGTGCGCTACCTGTATCTCGAAACGCAGGGGTATAACCTCGAGTACGCGGGCATGTGGCCGGGCCTGCGGCGCTCGCCGGAAGAACCGGCAGAGCTGGAAGCCAACGCCTAG
- the tuf gene encoding elongation factor Tu, with the protein MAKGTFERTKPHVNIGTIGHVDHGKTTLTAAITFTAASVDASIETQRYDQIDKAPEEKARGITINTAHVEYSTASRHYSHVDCPGHADYVKNMITGAAQMDGAILVVSSADGPMPQTREHILLAKQVGVPYIVVFMNKVDMVDDEELLELVEMEVRELLSRYEFPGDDLPVIKGSALQALEALTATPKMARGSNKWVDYVWELLDAVDSYIPTPERDTDKTFLMPVEDVFTITGRGTVATGRVERGIVKVQDDVEIIGLRDLRKTTVTGIEMHRKLLDQGMAGDNVGVLLRGVARDDVERGQVLAKPGSIKPHTKFEASVYVLSKDEGGRHSAFFGGYRPQFYFRTTDVTGVVELAEGVEMVMPGDNVTFTVDLIKPIAMEEGLRFAIREGGRTVGAGVVTKIVE; encoded by the coding sequence ATGGCAAAAGGAACGTTCGAGCGCACGAAGCCCCACGTCAACATCGGCACGATCGGTCACGTGGACCACGGCAAAACCACCCTGACGGCGGCGATCACCTTCACGGCCGCGTCGGTCGACGCCAGCATCGAGACCCAGCGCTACGACCAGATCGACAAGGCCCCCGAAGAAAAAGCCCGCGGCATCACCATCAACACCGCCCACGTCGAGTACTCCACCGCCAGCCGGCACTACTCGCACGTGGACTGCCCCGGTCACGCCGACTACGTCAAGAACATGATCACCGGAGCTGCCCAGATGGACGGCGCCATCCTGGTCGTCAGCTCCGCTGACGGCCCGATGCCCCAGACCCGCGAGCACATCCTGCTCGCCAAGCAGGTCGGTGTGCCGTACATCGTCGTGTTCATGAACAAGGTCGACATGGTCGACGACGAAGAGCTGCTCGAGCTCGTCGAAATGGAAGTCCGCGAGCTGCTCTCGCGCTACGAGTTCCCCGGCGACGATCTGCCGGTGATCAAGGGCAGCGCCCTGCAGGCCCTCGAAGCCCTGACCGCCACCCCCAAGATGGCGCGCGGCTCAAACAAGTGGGTCGACTACGTCTGGGAACTGCTCGACGCGGTGGACTCCTACATCCCCACCCCCGAGCGTGACACCGACAAGACCTTCCTGATGCCGGTCGAAGACGTCTTCACCATCACCGGCCGCGGCACCGTCGCCACCGGTCGCGTCGAGCGTGGCATCGTCAAGGTGCAGGACGACGTCGAGATCATCGGTCTGCGCGACCTGCGCAAGACCACCGTCACCGGCATCGAAATGCACCGCAAGTTGCTCGATCAGGGCATGGCCGGCGACAACGTCGGTGTGCTGCTGCGCGGCGTGGCGCGTGACGACGTCGAGCGCGGCCAGGTGCTGGCCAAGCCCGGCAGCATCAAGCCGCACACCAAGTTCGAAGCCAGCGTCTACGTGTTGAGCAAGGACGAGGGCGGCCGTCACAGCGCCTTCTTCGGCGGCTACCGCCCGCAGTTCTACTTCCGCACCACCGACGTCACCGGCGTGGTGGAACTGGCCGAGGGCGTGGAAATGGTGATGCCCGGTGACAACGTCACCTTCACCGTCGACCTGATCAAGCCCATCGCCATGGAAGAAGGCCTGCGCTTCGCCATCCGCGAAGGTGGCCGCACCGTCGGCGCCGGCGTCGTCACCAAGATCGTCGAATAA
- a CDS encoding ABC transporter ATP-binding protein yields the protein MNTLSSLWPYLKLHQRQFLLGTLAVFGAGLAVTLPAYFTRLIIDGLTRAADNNPATVGIGAGQVALYALGAVLSAAFSGALMIMVRRQIVYASRQIEYEVRRDLFDHLSVLDKHYFDRARTGDLMNRLTGDLSAVREMIGFGSWQLASVVASFVVSFFWFFSLSWQLTLAVLLVFPVIIGILFTLARLISARYVAVQEQNSVISAKAQENFSGARVVKGYAIEDREIREYKLLNNELIRRALRLTTVEGPLQASMSLLMGLAYVIVLIYGGRMILGLVPNSPLTLGQFTQFALVLDRLAWPMLSIGMITNMLQRGSASWHRLQDIFVAQPTIKDDGRTDVSIKSIRGEIEFDNVSLNFDGQQVLRGVSLHVPAGQTLGITGPTGSGKTVLGNLITRLIDASSGVVRVDGTDVRRIPLKVLREHIAVVPQEPFLFSDTIAANVAFGLGNAGYARVPTRISVMKSKPPPHADFKPDMNRVRAAAEIAGLASEIERFPEGYDTMLGERGVTLSGGQRQRTALARAVAREPRILVLDDAMSAVDTETESRILSGLKQVQQGRTVLLIGHRVSTLRHADHIVVMERGQIIERGSHEELLALGGHYAELERQQRLESDLSSEAAGQISAAAPQISASGEKVKA from the coding sequence TTGAACACGTTGTCGTCTCTCTGGCCGTACCTCAAGCTGCACCAGCGTCAGTTTCTCCTCGGCACGCTGGCGGTCTTCGGCGCCGGTCTGGCCGTGACCTTGCCGGCTTACTTCACCCGCTTGATCATCGACGGTCTGACGCGCGCCGCCGACAACAACCCGGCGACGGTGGGCATCGGGGCCGGACAGGTGGCGCTCTATGCGCTGGGCGCCGTGCTGTCGGCGGCGTTTTCCGGCGCGCTGATGATCATGGTGCGCCGCCAGATCGTGTACGCCAGCCGCCAGATCGAATACGAGGTGCGGCGCGATCTGTTCGACCACCTCTCGGTGCTCGACAAGCACTACTTCGACCGCGCCCGCACCGGCGATCTGATGAACCGCCTGACCGGCGACCTCTCGGCGGTGCGCGAGATGATCGGTTTCGGCAGTTGGCAGCTCGCCAGCGTGGTCGCCAGCTTCGTGGTGAGCTTCTTCTGGTTTTTCAGCTTGTCGTGGCAGCTGACGCTGGCGGTGCTGCTGGTGTTCCCGGTGATCATCGGCATTCTGTTTACCCTGGCGCGCCTGATCAGTGCCCGCTACGTGGCGGTGCAGGAGCAGAACAGCGTGATTTCCGCCAAGGCGCAGGAGAACTTCTCCGGAGCGCGGGTGGTCAAGGGCTACGCCATCGAGGACCGTGAAATCCGCGAGTACAAGCTGCTCAACAATGAACTGATCCGCCGGGCGCTGCGCCTGACCACTGTGGAAGGACCGCTGCAAGCCTCGATGAGCCTGCTGATGGGCCTGGCCTACGTGATCGTACTGATTTACGGCGGGCGGATGATCCTGGGGCTGGTGCCGAACAGCCCGCTGACGCTGGGGCAGTTTACCCAGTTCGCGCTGGTGCTCGACCGGCTGGCCTGGCCGATGCTGAGTATCGGCATGATCACCAACATGCTGCAGCGCGGCTCGGCGTCGTGGCACCGCTTGCAGGACATCTTCGTGGCCCAGCCGACCATCAAGGACGACGGGCGCACCGATGTCAGCATCAAGTCCATTCGCGGCGAGATCGAGTTCGACAACGTTAGCCTCAATTTCGACGGCCAGCAGGTGCTGCGAGGGGTGAGCCTGCACGTGCCGGCCGGACAGACCCTGGGCATCACCGGGCCGACCGGCAGCGGGAAAACGGTGCTGGGCAACCTGATCACGCGCCTCATCGACGCCAGCAGCGGGGTGGTGCGCGTGGACGGCACCGACGTGCGGCGCATTCCGCTGAAGGTGCTGCGCGAACACATCGCAGTGGTGCCGCAGGAGCCGTTTTTGTTTTCCGATACCATCGCCGCCAACGTGGCCTTCGGACTGGGCAACGCCGGGTACGCCCGGGTGCCCACCCGCATCAGCGTGATGAAGTCCAAGCCGCCGCCACACGCGGACTTCAAGCCCGACATGAACCGGGTGCGCGCGGCGGCCGAGATCGCTGGGCTCGCCAGCGAGATCGAGCGCTTTCCCGAAGGCTACGACACCATGCTCGGCGAGCGCGGCGTGACCTTGTCGGGCGGGCAGCGCCAGCGCACCGCCCTGGCCCGCGCAGTGGCCCGTGAGCCGCGCATTCTGGTGCTCGACGACGCCATGAGCGCGGTGGACACCGAGACCGAGAGCCGGATTCTCAGCGGCCTCAAGCAGGTGCAGCAGGGCCGCACCGTGCTGCTCATCGGCCACCGGGTCAGCACCCTGCGCCACGCCGACCACATCGTGGTGATGGAGCGCGGCCAGATTATCGAGCGCGGCAGCCACGAAGAGCTGCTGGCGCTGGGCGGCCACTACGCCGAACTGGAACGCCAGCAGCGGCTGGAGAGTGACCTCAGCAGTGAGGCGGCTGGGCAGATCAGCGCGGCGGCGCCCCAAATCAGCGCCTCAGGCGAGAAGGTAAAAGCATGA
- a CDS encoding ABC transporter ATP-binding protein translates to MTQPDEAFLKEFDAHLTRRILRYLGPYRRLVGLALIATLVFSVAAPLYGLIQRFAIDHALGPKVLSAGSDLATRQALFQVLLKAAGLFLGLRVLDFLMRYAATYAINYLGQKVLFDIRSDIFTKLQRLPLAFFDANPVGRLITRVTSDVDAINQFITAGLVSLITSTFLIIAYVVIMLSVSWPLALISFLVLPVLFYASAFFRTKIRYAFRNTRIQQAIVNTKLNENITGMLTVQLFGRENHNAQDFDRSNRLLLGATLNSVRWFSLFQPTVSLLGAVASSLVLWFAGRSILVGAGVANPDAWLAASGVTLGTLVAFNGFVGQLFQPIQDLADVMNNLQAAMASAERIFGVLDEPVTIQDKPGARTLEHFEGRVDLDKVWFAYDPAVTADTPDDDPRWTLRGIDLHIRPGESVALVGATGAGKTSITSLVSRFYDVQRGAVRVDGHDVRDLAQYDLRRHIGVVLQDVFLFAGTMETNLTLGDPDIPHERVIQACKYVGVHEFIMELPDGYNTEVRERGATLSTGQKQLLAFARALIQNPDILLVLDEATASVDTETELRIQEALAKVMQGRTSIIIAHRLSTIEHCDRIVVMRRGQVVEEGSHRELLSQNGYYARLHRLQYAQGDAAD, encoded by the coding sequence ATGACCCAACCCGACGAAGCGTTTCTCAAGGAGTTCGACGCCCACCTGACCCGGCGCATTCTGCGCTATCTGGGCCCCTACCGCCGCCTGGTAGGCTTGGCCCTGATCGCCACGCTGGTGTTCTCGGTGGCCGCGCCGCTCTACGGCCTGATTCAGCGTTTTGCCATCGACCACGCGCTGGGCCCCAAGGTGCTGAGCGCCGGCAGCGATCTGGCGACCCGGCAGGCCCTCTTTCAGGTGCTGCTGAAGGCCGCCGGGCTCTTCCTGGGCCTGCGGGTGCTGGATTTCCTGATGCGCTACGCGGCCACCTACGCCATCAATTACCTGGGCCAGAAGGTGCTGTTCGATATTCGCAGCGACATCTTCACCAAGTTGCAGAGACTGCCGCTGGCCTTTTTCGACGCCAACCCGGTGGGCCGCCTGATTACCCGGGTGACCTCGGACGTGGACGCCATCAACCAGTTCATCACGGCGGGGCTGGTCAGCTTGATCACCAGCACCTTCCTGATCATCGCCTACGTGGTGATCATGCTCAGCGTGTCGTGGCCGCTGGCGCTGATCAGCTTTCTGGTGCTGCCGGTGCTGTTCTATGCCTCGGCGTTTTTTCGCACCAAGATCCGCTACGCCTTTCGCAACACCCGCATTCAGCAGGCCATCGTCAACACCAAGCTCAACGAGAACATCACCGGCATGCTGACGGTGCAGCTGTTCGGGCGCGAGAACCACAACGCCCAGGACTTTGACCGCTCCAACCGCCTGCTGCTGGGCGCCACCCTGAACTCGGTGCGCTGGTTCTCGCTGTTCCAGCCGACCGTGAGCTTGCTGGGGGCCGTCGCCAGCTCGCTGGTGCTGTGGTTCGCCGGGCGCAGCATCCTGGTGGGGGCCGGGGTCGCCAACCCCGACGCCTGGCTGGCGGCCAGCGGCGTGACGCTCGGCACTCTGGTGGCCTTCAACGGTTTCGTCGGGCAGCTGTTTCAGCCGATTCAGGACCTGGCCGACGTGATGAACAACCTGCAGGCGGCCATGGCGAGCGCCGAGCGCATCTTCGGGGTGCTCGACGAGCCGGTGACGATTCAGGACAAGCCCGGTGCCCGGACGCTGGAGCACTTCGAGGGCCGGGTCGACCTCGACAAGGTCTGGTTCGCCTACGACCCGGCGGTGACCGCCGACACCCCCGACGACGATCCGCGCTGGACGCTGCGCGGCATCGACCTGCACATCCGCCCCGGCGAGAGCGTGGCGCTGGTCGGCGCGACCGGGGCGGGCAAAACCAGCATCACCTCGCTGGTGAGCCGCTTCTACGACGTGCAGCGCGGCGCGGTGCGGGTGGACGGCCACGACGTGCGTGATCTGGCGCAGTACGATCTGCGCCGCCACATCGGGGTGGTGCTTCAGGACGTCTTTTTATTCGCCGGCACGATGGAGACCAACCTGACCCTGGGCGATCCGGATATTCCCCACGAACGGGTGATTCAGGCCTGCAAGTACGTCGGCGTCCACGAGTTCATCATGGAGCTGCCCGACGGGTACAACACCGAGGTCCGCGAGCGCGGCGCGACCCTGTCGACCGGGCAAAAGCAGCTGCTGGCCTTCGCGCGCGCCCTGATCCAGAACCCCGACATCCTTCTGGTGCTCGACGAAGCGACCGCCAGCGTGGACACCGAAACCGAGCTCCGGATTCAGGAAGCGCTCGCCAAGGTGATGCAGGGCCGCACCAGCATCATCATCGCCCACCGGCTGAGCACCATCGAGCACTGCGACCGCATCGTGGTGATGCGCCGGGGCCAGGTGGTGGAAGAGGGCAGCCACCGCGAACT